From Pseudoalteromonas piratica:
GTCGGCTTGGTGAGCCATTACCTCACCAACTACCTAATCCCACTTGGGCCAATCTAAAGGCGAGAGCCGAAGCCCCCTTTGGTCCGTAGACATTATGCGGTATTAGCCATCGTTTCCAATGGTTGTCCCCCACCTAAAGGCATGTTCCCAAGCATTACTCACCCGTCCGCCGCTCGTCATCTTCTAGCAAGCTAGAAATGTTACCGCTCGACTTGCATGTGTTAGGCCTGCCGCCAGCGTTCAATCTGAGCCATGATCAAACTCTTCAATTAAAAGTGTTTTTGGAACATACGTTCCGACTCAATGAATTCTGATTTTGATATCAAAAGATATCGAATTGACTGTGCTGATACTTTCGTATCAATTGGTCACTCAGTTCAATTAAGTCTAAATTTTGTTACGCTAAAAGCGTATGTTAGAACTTAATCTGTACGAGTGCCCACACAGATGATTGCTTAAATTTTTAAAGAACAGTGCAAACAACCTTGTGCTTGCCGCGACGCTTCGCCGCTGTTAGGGCTGCGTATGTTACGCTTTCCTAATTTTTTGTCAACACTTAATTTTGATTATTTTTCTTATATTTTTAAGAAAGTTTCAAAACTCAGTTTTACTTGACTCAACCAACTCGTGATTCGCTGCTATGCTGCGTCGTTCCCCGTGTTGGTGGAGGCGCATTATAGAGAGATCCGAATTTGGATCAACCCCTATTTCAAACTTTTTTTAGTTTTTTGGATCGTTTGGGCGAAATGCGTACAAAACACCTATAAATTGCAACTTTCGTAACATAATTATCACTTTTAAAGCGAGATAACTTATGAAATGGCTAATTTTACACCACAGCAAATTAAGCAAAGATCTTTATATAAAGGCTTACACCCCAAACAATACCCACTATTAATAGTGAGAAAGTCACTGCTGCTGAACCCATATCTTTTGCACGACCCGATAAAACATGTCTTTCTGTGCTTACGCGATCAGTTAATGCTTCTATTGCAGAATTAAGTAACTCTACGATAAGTACTAATAATAATACCGACACTAATACAGCCCAATGAATCAAGTCTTGAGCCAACCAAAATGAAGCCGGAAACATAATTAATACTAAAAACAATTCTTGACGGAAAGCCGCTTCTTCTTTTATTGCTGCTTTAATACCTAAATAAGAACAATAGCTGGCTTTAAATACGCGCTGTAATCCACCGCCGTTTGGTTTATTTATTTCGCTCATTTTATTTATCCATAAAAAAACCCCGATTATCGGGGTTTTATATCAAATTATTATGTAATTAAGCTACACCGTATTGGTCGCGATAAGCT
This genomic window contains:
- a CDS encoding diacylglycerol kinase; translation: MSEINKPNGGGLQRVFKASYCSYLGIKAAIKEEAAFRQELFLVLIMFPASFWLAQDLIHWAVLVSVLLLVLIVELLNSAIEALTDRVSTERHVLSGRAKDMGSAAVTFSLLIVGIVWGVSLYIKIFA